One genomic region from Streptomyces sp. NBC_00457 encodes:
- a CDS encoding WHG domain-containing protein, translated as MRSSHAAPRRHFGDRRGLLDALAETGFVRLGATLHAALTKSDGVRDFPMRVQDAASAYAHFAIENAALYELMNSSKHHPGTALVTQAAAAAFGQMTDLIKEGQAHGALEQGDPEEVGIILAATVQGITTMVNSGMIGVERLDGLVNTAVSQFLRGARPLGPQGSPSRR; from the coding sequence GTGCGTTCCAGTCACGCTGCGCCGCGTCGACACTTCGGGGATCGCCGGGGACTGCTCGACGCCCTCGCGGAGACCGGATTCGTTCGCCTGGGCGCCACTCTGCATGCCGCGCTCACCAAGAGCGATGGCGTGCGCGACTTCCCCATGCGCGTGCAGGACGCCGCTTCGGCGTACGCCCACTTCGCGATCGAGAACGCCGCGCTGTATGAGCTGATGAACTCCAGCAAGCACCATCCGGGAACGGCCCTGGTCACCCAGGCCGCTGCGGCCGCGTTTGGACAGATGACCGACCTGATCAAAGAAGGTCAAGCGCACGGCGCACTGGAACAAGGCGATCCTGAGGAGGTCGGAATCATCCTCGCCGCCACCGTGCAAGGCATCACCACCATGGTCAACAGCGGAATGATCGGCGTGGAGCGGCTCGATGGACTCGTCAACACCGCGGTCTCGCAGTTTCTTCGAGGCGCCCGCCCCCTCGGGCCGCAAGGATCTCCGAGCCGGCGCTGA
- a CDS encoding alpha/beta fold hydrolase: MDLMDIQPPPQGAYAEADGVTYHYIEMGEGSPTVFLHGGGPGCTGWSDFGQVAQLFAEDRRCFLVDILQYGKSAKPVIKGPMWDYHAAKTVALLDSLGVARADFVCNSWGGTIALNLAAKYPERVRSLVITGSMPVFYGPLAPLPEGARRGRNARDVYYGGDGPSPEKMRELMARLEWYDADAIPEGTVKLRHEQSLDPEEMALAAASDNPRGDWQDLTGELGRIEAPSLFMWGMYDAFLTPDYPLMLARMVPRGNLHVMSRTSHHLQEERPHDYYTVVTGFLNQQHD; the protein is encoded by the coding sequence ATGGACCTCATGGACATTCAGCCGCCTCCGCAGGGCGCCTACGCGGAGGCGGACGGCGTCACCTACCACTACATCGAGATGGGCGAGGGAAGCCCCACCGTCTTCCTGCACGGCGGCGGCCCGGGGTGCACGGGCTGGTCGGACTTCGGGCAGGTGGCGCAGCTGTTCGCCGAGGACCGCCGGTGCTTCCTCGTCGACATCCTGCAGTACGGGAAGTCCGCGAAGCCGGTCATCAAGGGCCCCATGTGGGACTACCACGCCGCCAAGACCGTGGCGCTGCTCGACTCGCTGGGCGTGGCACGCGCCGACTTCGTCTGCAACTCGTGGGGCGGGACCATCGCCCTCAACCTGGCCGCCAAGTACCCCGAACGGGTCCGGTCCCTCGTCATCACCGGCAGCATGCCGGTCTTCTACGGGCCGCTCGCGCCCCTCCCCGAGGGCGCGCGTCGTGGTCGCAACGCCCGGGATGTGTACTACGGCGGCGACGGCCCTTCGCCGGAGAAGATGCGCGAGCTGATGGCCCGCCTGGAGTGGTACGACGCGGACGCCATCCCCGAGGGCACGGTGAAGCTGCGTCACGAACAGAGCCTGGACCCCGAGGAGATGGCACTCGCCGCCGCGTCCGACAACCCGCGCGGCGACTGGCAGGACCTCACCGGGGAACTGGGCCGGATCGAGGCGCCGTCGCTGTTCATGTGGGGCATGTACGACGCGTTCCTCACCCCGGACTACCCGCTGATGCTTGCCCGGATGGTCCCCCGGGGCAACCTCCATGTGATGAGCCGGACGTCCCATCATCTCCAGGAGGAGCGACCGCACGACTACTACACCGTCGTCACCGGTTTCCTGAACCAACAGCACGACTGA
- a CDS encoding dihydrodipicolinate synthase family protein has product MGHAPAPRRRPGRHRLGPAAGQLDALLTSGVDGIYAHGTAGEFYTLDEVEFDRVNAVLAGRCEAAGLPYQIGASHPAAPTMLDRIRRAAALRPGAIQVILPDWVPLCDDEVVRFLVGAAETAGDVPLVLYNPPHAKTQVPPPLLGRVAAEVPQLIGVKMAGGDDAWYAAMADTVPRLSIFVPGHLLASGLARGAHGSYSNVAAMSPRGAVAWYRLMTTDPAAAADVERRIGAFFVRHIAPLQARGLSNPALDKFLATVGGWADIGVTLRWPASSAPLDAVEPARADAHRLLPELFPA; this is encoded by the coding sequence GTGGGGCACGCTCCTGCTCCCCGTCGAAGGCCGGGGCGACATCGTCTGGGACCGGCTGCGGGCCAGCTCGACGCGCTGCTGACCAGCGGCGTCGACGGCATTTACGCCCACGGCACCGCGGGCGAGTTCTACACCCTCGACGAAGTCGAGTTCGACCGGGTGAACGCGGTGCTGGCGGGGCGGTGCGAGGCGGCCGGGCTGCCGTACCAGATCGGTGCCTCGCATCCCGCAGCCCCGACGATGCTCGACCGCATCCGGCGCGCGGCCGCGCTGCGACCGGGCGCCATCCAGGTGATCCTGCCGGACTGGGTCCCGCTGTGCGACGACGAGGTCGTGCGCTTCCTGGTCGGTGCCGCCGAGACCGCCGGTGACGTGCCACTGGTGCTGTACAACCCGCCGCACGCCAAGACCCAGGTGCCACCGCCGCTGCTGGGACGGGTGGCCGCCGAGGTGCCCCAACTCATCGGGGTCAAGATGGCCGGCGGCGACGACGCCTGGTACGCGGCGATGGCGGACACCGTGCCCCGGCTGTCGATCTTCGTGCCCGGCCATCTGCTGGCGTCCGGGCTGGCCCGTGGCGCGCACGGCAGCTACTCCAACGTCGCAGCCATGTCGCCGCGCGGGGCGGTCGCGTGGTACCGGCTGATGACGACGGATCCGGCCGCGGCAGCTGACGTGGAGCGCCGCATCGGTGCGTTCTTCGTCCGGCACATCGCGCCGCTGCAGGCCCGCGGGTTGTCCAACCCGGCGCTGGACAAGTTCCTGGCTACCGTCGGCGGCTGGGCGGACATCGGCGTGACGCTGCGCTGGCCGGCGTCGTCGGCGCCCCTCGACGCGGTCGAACCGGCCCGCGCCGACGCCCACCGGCTGCTGCCCGAACTCTTCCCGGCGTAG
- a CDS encoding quinone oxidoreductase family protein, producing the protein MSGETSRALVLEEFGTLPRLVQRPVPVREPGQTLVRVRAAQVGHLDLNVVDGRFGILPDLPAVPGTTACGVVLASDTHVEGSLVRINGKGLGLRRDGCWAEHAVVPDAAAVPVPEGTDPALACSFFSPAGTAWAAVHSVAAIRPGERVMVSGAAGAVGALTVQVAARAGAEVIGVVGRPVKLGHVPAPGKPVLAAELSPESVGGPVDALIDTVGGPVLRDCLGLVRPRGRVALVGYTAGRDFTVDLADFLLADVALLPVNLMSRGKEIAADAERMLGELASGELTLPIERYGLAALAEAVERLRTGEAVGKVALDLT; encoded by the coding sequence GTGAGTGGCGAGACCTCGCGTGCCCTTGTCCTGGAAGAGTTCGGCACCCTGCCCCGGTTGGTGCAGCGGCCGGTGCCCGTACGGGAGCCCGGCCAGACCCTCGTACGCGTACGGGCGGCGCAGGTGGGCCACCTCGATCTGAACGTCGTGGACGGCAGGTTCGGCATCCTGCCGGATCTGCCCGCAGTGCCGGGCACCACGGCGTGCGGGGTGGTTCTGGCCTCGGACACGCACGTCGAGGGCAGCCTGGTGAGGATCAACGGCAAGGGCCTTGGACTGCGCCGGGACGGCTGCTGGGCCGAGCACGCGGTCGTGCCGGATGCCGCCGCGGTCCCCGTGCCCGAGGGCACGGATCCTGCGCTGGCGTGCAGCTTCTTCTCACCGGCCGGCACGGCCTGGGCGGCGGTGCACTCGGTCGCGGCGATACGGCCCGGCGAGCGGGTCATGGTGAGCGGTGCTGCGGGCGCGGTCGGCGCGCTGACCGTTCAGGTCGCCGCGCGCGCCGGAGCGGAGGTGATCGGGGTGGTGGGCCGCCCGGTCAAGCTCGGCCATGTGCCGGCGCCCGGGAAGCCGGTCCTGGCGGCCGAGTTGTCGCCGGAATCCGTGGGCGGGCCAGTGGACGCGCTGATCGACACCGTCGGCGGGCCGGTGCTGCGCGACTGCCTCGGGCTCGTCCGCCCGCGCGGGCGTGTCGCACTGGTCGGCTACACCGCGGGGCGCGACTTCACCGTGGACCTCGCGGACTTCCTCCTCGCCGACGTGGCCCTGCTCCCCGTCAACCTGATGTCGCGGGGCAAGGAGATCGCCGCGGACGCCGAGCGGATGCTGGGCGAACTGGCGTCGGGGGAGCTGACGTTGCCGATCGAACGGTACGGGCTCGCTGCGCTGGCGGAGGCGGTGGAGCGGCTGCGGACCGGGGAGGCGGTCGGGAAGGTGGCGCTGGACTTGACCTGA
- a CDS encoding acyl dehydratase: MRGYGDVTVGQPVPPVEFTPDAVALLRFGAVTRNTHRIHYDTAFARSEGLADPVVMAQLHGCLFHRAAAGFAGETGRVREVAWQNRAPAHAGDRLVVTGTVREVDRARGEVTLDLVEHCSAAHGDGPGTVCCRGHAVVVLA; this comes from the coding sequence GTGAGGGGATACGGCGACGTCACCGTCGGGCAGCCGGTACCGCCCGTGGAGTTCACCCCCGACGCGGTCGCCCTGCTGCGTTTCGGCGCCGTCACCCGCAACACCCATCGCATCCACTACGACACCGCCTTCGCCCGGTCCGAAGGGCTGGCCGACCCGGTCGTCATGGCGCAGCTGCACGGCTGCCTCTTCCACCGGGCCGCGGCGGGTTTCGCCGGCGAGACCGGGCGGGTGCGCGAGGTCGCGTGGCAGAACCGGGCGCCCGCCCATGCGGGGGACCGGCTCGTGGTCACCGGCACGGTACGCGAGGTTGATCGAGCGCGTGGTGAGGTCACGCTCGACCTGGTGGAGCACTGCTCGGCCGCGCACGGCGACGGCCCCGGAACCGTCTGCTGCCGGGGCCATGCCGTGGTCGTACTCGCCTGA
- a CDS encoding ABC transporter permease produces MTVVTAKPSAEPRVERRALRDAARGLRGILVSVVSVLVGIGIWQLLAMQYGASLVASPSATLDAAGELAGDGTLTNSIIASSRRILIGWGLGLLVGVPVGLLIGQIPLVRQLLDPYIEFFRFIPPVAFVTLAVVWLGIGESSKVVLIFYTAVFIVTLNTSAGVMAVSESKLRAAASLGASRRQILQGIVLPSTVPYIVTGARLAMGNSFLTIVSAEIVAAQVGLGSLIWTSRNYGRIDWVFVGIITLGILGFVFDRVLRIVASRVLRRYGVKL; encoded by the coding sequence ATGACGGTCGTCACGGCGAAACCCTCCGCCGAGCCGCGAGTTGAGCGGCGTGCGTTGCGGGACGCCGCGCGAGGACTGCGCGGGATCCTCGTGTCCGTGGTGTCCGTCCTCGTCGGCATCGGGATCTGGCAGCTGCTGGCGATGCAGTACGGCGCCTCCCTGGTCGCCTCCCCCAGCGCGACCCTGGACGCGGCGGGTGAACTCGCGGGCGACGGAACGCTCACCAACTCGATCATCGCCTCCAGCCGCCGCATCCTGATCGGCTGGGGACTCGGTCTGCTCGTGGGCGTACCGGTCGGCCTGCTCATCGGGCAGATCCCCCTTGTACGCCAACTCCTCGACCCGTACATCGAGTTCTTCCGCTTCATCCCGCCGGTCGCGTTCGTGACGCTGGCGGTGGTGTGGCTGGGCATCGGCGAGTCGTCGAAGGTCGTGCTGATCTTCTACACGGCGGTCTTCATCGTCACGCTGAACACGAGCGCCGGCGTGATGGCCGTGAGCGAGTCGAAACTGCGCGCGGCGGCGAGTCTCGGCGCGAGCCGCCGGCAGATCCTGCAGGGGATCGTGCTGCCGTCGACCGTGCCGTACATCGTCACCGGGGCGCGCCTCGCCATGGGCAACAGCTTCCTGACCATCGTCTCCGCCGAGATCGTCGCCGCCCAGGTCGGGCTCGGCTCGCTGATCTGGACGTCCCGCAACTACGGCCGCATCGACTGGGTCTTCGTCGGGATCATCACCTTGGGCATCCTGGGGTTCGTCTTCGACCGCGTGCTGCGGATCGTGGCTTCCCGGGTCCTGCGTCGATACGGAGTGAAGCTGTGA
- a CDS encoding FAS1-like dehydratase domain-containing protein, translated as MASGLDLAEERARALAGRFERRQLGVVRAEDAAEFARAAGETAPHLTDPDSSRFTVHPMYVVSLLRGAPGAGPDEVRPDGMYRDEVPGTDGLDVRLMAGGQQVRWTDEVRPGDAIELLRVLTAVERKGAGDGFLLLTVEKTYSTTRGTLVEVTERFIAR; from the coding sequence ATGGCGAGCGGTCTTGACCTGGCCGAGGAGCGGGCACGGGCGTTGGCCGGGCGGTTCGAGCGACGGCAGCTGGGTGTCGTACGGGCCGAGGACGCCGCGGAGTTCGCCCGGGCGGCCGGCGAGACCGCGCCGCACCTGACGGATCCGGACAGCTCCCGGTTCACCGTCCACCCCATGTACGTCGTCAGCCTGCTGCGCGGCGCGCCCGGAGCCGGCCCCGACGAGGTCCGGCCGGACGGCATGTACCGCGACGAGGTCCCCGGCACCGACGGGCTCGACGTCCGGCTCATGGCAGGTGGTCAGCAGGTGCGCTGGACGGACGAGGTGCGGCCGGGGGACGCGATCGAACTGCTCCGGGTTCTCACGGCAGTTGAGCGCAAAGGGGCGGGGGACGGGTTCCTGCTGCTCACGGTCGAGAAGACGTACAGCACGACGCGCGGAACGCTCGTCGAGGTCACGGAGAGGTTCATCGCCAGGTGA